The following are from one region of the Salminus brasiliensis chromosome 14, fSalBra1.hap2, whole genome shotgun sequence genome:
- the mybl2a gene encoding v-myb avian myeloblastosis viral oncogene homolog-like 2a, whose amino-acid sequence MDESGEHHLKSEPLAEQKASEKARLRWTQHEDDDLISLVQKFGTQNWDSVAGCLPGRSEQECKYRYTAVLDPALIKGTWTKEEDNTLIELVTKFGDKKWAKIAKHLKGRRGKQCRERWHNHLDPSVNKNSWTTEEDLLICSAHKRLGNRWAKIARMLPGRTDNSIKNRWYSTLKRKLDSGALVMEDSVLASVERSIKEDEASPPVKQSKVNAIFCDVASSAVTDSPEHTRQSTPNSPNESFQDFCCDVVLESDPVTDIPKHLKDLRDSERSKRKRKLKISKQVPVSKEAISPAFNTNSSSHTSLTSSISGTVQYRQKTITDAVLHMISEDMLPLNIVEGSGFRSFMAMIGPQYPKLSQRTVGLRLYDEVEKTVKPHLIKQLRDCIAVSEGHGTVHVTADIWASEYADPILAVQLHFLDDDWNIHRPTVAFRHLSGKNLNAMVTRELEAVLLSYGLFHHNIGYVIAHEAKNTIATHDLFCDYKIMHTAQKNDPDEDELLDFLDDQVAVEDFSEILLGTHVDCITSLLHLVIKDALKISKSAQYTLSQAQDIVAFFRRSAYWNEVLMKECKLSLANPHNYSSYNWNSTFATIRKLVQEFAWGSVMALLAQARKEANDSTVPPPVIHVKREQVIEIIGLLEPFEEAVQVLQADGVTFSLVIPSLIGLDKTLEAKATSYNHFCKSLRSGLHDYFQPLLMQKDFILATVLDPRIKLQPFDDGKGISEATTLSPPTKYWACSVLESAMSETDTWIPVEEGSVTLDHDDEVAAEAASLGNIKSKKIFSFMQPTAKTAKVSELDLYISEPLLDGDVSIQAFWREATRFPQLQSICHRLLAVPACSGGFKRLFPLAACIVRARRSRLPQHTTERLLLYKECLKLRSRRNSTGLY is encoded by the exons ATGGATGAATCTGGAGAACATCATCTTAAATCAGAACCCCTGGCAGAACAGAAGGCGAGTGAAAAAGCCAGGCTCAGATGGACACAACATGAA GATGACGATCTAATATCGCTGGTCCAGAAATTTGGGACCCAGAACTGGGATTCTGTTGCTGGCTGCTTACCT GGCCGCAGTGAACAGGAGTGCAAGTATCGATACACTGCTGTTCTGGACCCAGCTCTAATAAAGGGAACCTGGACTAAAGAAGAAGATAACACG ctAATTGAATTAGTGACAAAGTTTGGAGACAAGAAGTGGGCCAAGATTGCCAAGCATCTAAAAGGTCGCAGGGGGAAGCAATGCAGAGAGCGATGGCATAATCATCTGGACCCTTCAGTAAATAAGAACTCATGGACTACAGAAGAAGATCTCCTCATATGCAGTGCCCACAAAAGGCTCGGCAATCGCTGGGCCAAGATTGCCAGAATGCTTCCTGGGAG GACCGATAACTCTATCAAGAATCGCTGGTATTCAACCCTAAAGCGCAAACTGGACTCTGGCGCTTTGGTGATGGAGGATTCTGTCTTGGCCTCGGTGGAACGGTCTATTAAAGAGGACGAAGCTTCTCCTCCTGTTAAGCAAAGCAAG GTGAATGCAATCTTTTGTGATGTGGCATCAAGTGCTGTAACAGACAGTCCTGAGCAT ACAAGACAGTCTACACCAAACTCTCCCAATGAAAGTTTCCAGGATTTCTGTTGTGATGTTGTTTTGGAGTCCGATCCAGTGACTGACATTCCTAAGCAT TTAAAGGACTTGAGAGATTCTGAGAGATCCAAGAGGAAACGCAAACTCAAAATTAGCAAGCAGGTGCCAGTATCAAAGGAAGCCATATCTCCTGCTTTCAACACCAACAGCAGTTCTCACACAAGTTTAACTTCCAGCATCAGCGGCACAGTGCAGTACCGCCAGAAAACCATCACAGATGCAGTGCTACACATGATCTCTGAAGACATGCTGCCCCTAAACATTGTTGAAGGATCTGGTTTCCGGAGCTTCATGGCCATGATTGGCCCACAATACCCCAAACTTTCGCAACGTACTGTGGGGCTGAGGCTTTATGATGAGGTGGAGAAAACGGTCAAGCCACATCTGATTAAACAACTCAGGGACTGCATCGCCGTGAGCGAGGGACATGGCACTGTTCATGTCACTGCAGATATTTGGGCCAGTGAGTATGCCGATCCCATTCTCGCTGTTCAGCTGCATTTCCTGGATGACGATTGGAATATCCACAGGCCCACGGTTGCCTTTCGCCATTTAAGTGGGAAGAATTTAAATGCTATGGTTACAAGAGAGTTGGAGGCTGTCCTCCTAAGCTATGGGCTGTTTCACCACAATATTGGCTACGTTATCGCCCATGAAGCCAAGAACACCATTGCTACACATGACCTTTTTTGCGACTACAAGATAATGCATACTGCACAGAAGAATGACCCTGACGAAGATGAGTTACTAGACTTCCTTGATGATCAAGTAGCTGTAGAGGACTTCTCTGAAATCCTGTTGGGTACCCATGTGGATTGCATAACCAGCCTACTGCACTTGGTGATCAAGGATGCACTGAAGATCTCAAAGTCTGCACAGTATACACTCTCTCAAGCCCAAGATATAGTGGCCTTTTTTCGCCGCAGTGCCTACTGGAATGAAGTTCTTATGAAAGAATGCAAACTCTCTCTTGCAAATCCCCACAACTACAGCAGCTACAACTGGAACTCCACTTTCGCTACCATTCGGAAACTGGTGCAAGAGTTTGCTTGGGGCTCCGTGATGGCCTTGCTAGCGCAAGCTCGCAAAGAGGCAAATGACTCTACAGTCCCTCCACCAGTGATACATGTCAAGCGTGAGCAAGTGATCGAGATCATTGGCTTATTGGAACCTTTTGAGGAGGCTGTTCAGGTACTTCAAGCTGATGGAGTCACCTTCTCCCTGGTCATTCCATCTCTTATCGGCCTTGATAAAACCCTTGAGGCCAAGGCCACAAGTTATAACCACTTCTGCAAATCGCTACGCTCAGGTCTCCATGACTACTTTCAGCCTCTGCTCATGCAAAAAGATTTCATACTAGCCACCGTCCTGGACCCACGGATTAAGCTGCAGCCCTTTGACGACGGCAAAGGCATATCTGAAGCTACCACGCTCAGTCCGCCCACAAAATACTGGGCTTGCTCAGTTCTAGAATCGGCGATGAGCGAAACAGACACCTGGATTCCAGTTGAGGAGGGTAGTGTGACTCTAGATCATGATGATGAGGTTGCTGCCGAAGCTGCTAGCTTGGGCAACATCAAGTCGAAAAAGATCTTCAGTTTCATGCAGCCCACTGCGAAAACGGCGAAGGTCTCTGAGCTGGACCTCTATATATCAGAACCTTTATTGGATGGAGATGTTTCCATCCAAGCATTTTGGAGAGAAGCTACTCGATTCCCACAACTGCAAAGTATTTGCCACAGACTTTTGGCTGTCCCGGCCTGTTCGGGAGGATTTAAACGCCTCTTTCCTTTGGCCGCTTGTATAGTGCGGGCACGAAGGAGTAGGCTGCCACAGCACACTACAGAGCGACTGTTACTTTACAAAGAGTGCCTGAAGTTAAGAAGTAGAAGAAACAGCACTGGACTGTATTGA
- the adtrp1 gene encoding androgen dependent TFPI regulating protein 1, translating into MAGGAGVRANSKLCLFVHLVIFGWYVFTLRANCSLEITSRHPGARSYGGRWKYLTFLNLVMQTVFFGVCIFTDLLHTLLPSKSTRSGAPLLLVKLRDGFFTVLAFPVGTFVFTSFWSLYTYDRELVYPKRLDDIIPIWLNHAMHTVILPLVLVQMYLQHHRHPRRINGILGLALFASLYLAWVLWIHHVSGLWVYPIMAHLSPVGLALFLGASSLSMAPLYLLGEKLNRAIWSQTGNQKKKK; encoded by the exons ATGGCTGGTGGAGCTGGTGTGAGAGCTAACTCTAAACTCTGCCTGTTTGTGCATTTAGTGATTTTCGGCTGGTATGTGTTCACCCTGAGGGCGAACTGCTCGCTGGAGATCACCAGCAGACATCCCGGGGCTCGGTCGTACGGGGGTCGCTGGAAGTATCTAACCTTTCTCAACCTG GTGATGCAGACAGTGTTTTTTGGCGTCTGCATATTTACTGATTTACTACACACTCTGCTGCCGAGCAAGAGCACACGCAGCGGCGCTCCACTGCTCCTTGTTAAACTACGAGACGGGTTTTTCACCGTCCTGGCTTTTCCTGTGGGAACC TTTGTCTTCACCTCCTTCTGGTCCCTCTATACCTATGACCGAGAGTTGGTGTATCCAAAGCGGTTAGATGACATCATTCCTATTTGGCTTAATCATGCTATG CACACTGTAATCCTGCCCTTGGTTCTGGTCCAGATGTACCTTCAACATCACAGACACCCCAGACGTATCAATGGAATTCTGGGCTTGGCTCTGTTTGCGTCGCTGTATTTGGCCTG GGTCTTATGGATTCATCATGTTTCGGGGCTCTGGGTTTACCCTATAATGGCTCACCTCAGTCCAGTAGGCCTGGCTCTGTTCCTGGGAGCTTCTTCACTCAGTATGGCTCCACTTTACCTGCTGGGGGAGAAGCTTAACCGTGCGATCTGGAGTCAGACAG GGAatcagaagaaaaagaaataa
- the ptpdc1b gene encoding protein tyrosine phosphatase domain-containing protein 1: protein MESVRTTMATAKYTLVGETLRYIIPGHMQCAIGCGGRACKYEDPSRWSADKQAIKGLYSSWITENLLAMARPSTEIIEKYNILEQFQRCGLRTVINLQRPWEHANCGNPLEPESGFTYRPETFMEAGIYFYNFGWNDYGVASLTTILDMVKVMSFAIQEGKMAVHCHAGLGRTGVLLACFLVFTSRMTADQAILFVRAKRPNSIQTRGQLMCVRQFAQFLVPLRNLFAHAEPRAGPVTLSQFLIRQKHILHGYEARQLRYVPKLVPIICKLLLDIAENRQVIEEDILDVPDVTSDDESSVSYSPVPQFGQHIMAGGVTMIQPRLPGLPVGPRDASQPPLYYARKSLSYSDSDLRRLADTLNLSGNPLAVLATLTQTSAGEKDTSRSSMSQQCNAKPHGTLKELATYGSCSNIWELKTMKDQKEGCALLNTRRQSVLQRSRSLGVSDHSDKKSSFAMLLAWKKETKEGDGHEGTKNGKVNHAGDDEEDRLSEVPFITIQSELNLDARRLLVAQSLAVDLNQDGKEEHMDKVTAWQTDLNYQGAWERLCLERDPFVLTGILWSWLEQLKEPILSAKDVQALDHPNPDPKTVLNALDRAPREILVCILDCFAHLLVIPEEVEDAFVQRLIKAFTKMKNISEGQDVYNIMTRVLKRVLRDMRSAAMEETAQQ, encoded by the exons ATGGAGTCTG TCAGAACCACAATGGCCACAGCGAAGTACACCCTTGTTGGAGAGACGCTTCGGTATATCATCCCTGGTCATATGCAGTGCGCCATTGGATGTGGTGGGCGAGCCTGCAAGTATGAAGACCCGTCCCGCTGGAGTGCCGACAAACAGGCCATCAAAGGCCTCTACTCCTCCTG GATTACGGAAAACCTGCTTGCCATGGCGCGGCCTTCCACCGAAATAATAGAAAAGTACAACATCCTCGAACAGTTTCAAAG ATGTGGTTTGAGGACAGTCATAAACCTGCAGCGACCCTGGGAACATGCCAACTGTGGCAATCCGTTAGAGCCGGAGAGCGGCTTCACCTACCGGCCCGAGACGTTCATGGAGGCTGGCA TATACTTCTACAACTTTGGATGGAATGACTATGGTGTGGCTTCTCTCACTACAATCCTGGATATGGTAAAGGTCATGTCCTTTGCCATACAGGAAGGCAAAATGGCTGTTCACTGCCACGCAGGCCTGGGAAGAACAG GTGTGTTACTAGCCTGTTTCTTGGTCTTCACTTCACGAATGACCGCAGACCAGGCCATTTTATTTGTGCGAGCTAAGCGTCCCAACTCGATCCAAACCAGAGGACAGTTGATGTGTGTCAGGCAATTTGCTCAGTTCCTGGTCCCACTGAGGAACCTGTTTGCCCATGCCGAGCCTAGAGCCGGTCCCGTCACCCTTTCCCAGTTCCTGATCCGTCAGAAACACATACTGCATGGCTACGAGGCTCGGCAGCTGAGGTACGTGCCAAAGCTTGTCCCAATCATCTGCAAACTGCTACTGGACATCGCGGAGAACCGGCAGGTTATTGAGGAGGACATCCTGGACGTTCCCGACGTTACGTCAGACGATGAAAGCTCTGTGTCCTATTCCCCAGTGCCCCAGTTCGGCCAGCATATAATGGCAGGTGGGGTCACCATGATCCAGCCACGGCTTCCTGGTCTTCCCGTGGGACCCAGGGACGCGTCCCAGCCGCCTCTTTATTATGCCCGCAAGAGCCTTAGCTACAGTGACTCTGACCTTCGTAGGCTGGCTGACACGCTAAACCTCTCGGGAAACCCTCTAGCGGTTTTAGCCACCCTGACCCAGACCAGTGCTGGTGAGAAGGATACGTCCCGAAGCAGCATGTCCCAGCAGTGCAATGCCAAGCCTCATGGAACTCTGAAAGAGTTGGCAACCTACGGTTCCTGCAGTAACATCTGGGAGCTGAAGACTATGAAGGACCAGAAGGAGGGATGTGCCCTGCTGAACACACGGCGGCAGTCCGTCCTGCAGCGCAGCCGGTCTCTCGGCGTATCTGACCATTCGGACAAGAAGAGCAGCTTTGCCATGCTACTGGCATGGAAGAAGGAGACCAAGGAAGGCGATGGCCATGAAGGAACCAAAAACGGCAAAGTGAACCATGCTGGAGACGATGAGGAGGACCGACTGTCAGAGGTGCCCTTCATCACCATCCAGTCAGAGCTGAATCTGGATGCTCGGCGCCTGCTGGTGGCTCAGTCATTGGCGGTGGATCTCAACCAGGATGGGAAGGAGGAGCACATGGACAAGGTCACTGCTTGGCAG ACAGATCTGAATTATCAGGGAGCATGGGAGCGGCTCTGCCTGGAGCGTGACCCTTTCGTTCTCACTGGAATTCTGTGGTCTTGGCTGGAGCAGCTAAAGGAGCCCATCCTCTCAGCTAAGGACGTCCAGGCCCTAGATCACCCCAACCCAGACCCAAAGACTGTCCTCAATGCACTAGACCGG GCTCCTAGAGAAATCCTCGTGTGCATATTGGACTGCTTCGCTCACCTGCTGGTCATTCCTGAAGAGGTGGAGGATGCTTTTGTGCAGCGACTGATAAAGGCTTTCACAAAG ATGAAGAACATCAGCGAAGGCCAGGACGTCTACAATATCATGACAAGAGTCCTGAAGCGCGTTTTACGGGACATGAGGAGCGCTGCCATGGAGGAGACGGCGCAGCAGTAG